A single region of the Mesotoga sp. Brook.08.105.5.1 genome encodes:
- the acpP gene encoding acyl carrier protein: MEKTSTVQERVISIVAENLSIEAGEIVGSSRFIEDLGADSLDLVDLVMELEDKFDIQISDSQTASFKTIDDVVKFIIKLEER, encoded by the coding sequence ATGGAAAAGACGTCTACTGTACAGGAAAGAGTGATTTCGATCGTAGCAGAGAATCTGAGTATTGAAGCTGGAGAAATCGTCGGAAGTTCAAGATTCATAGAAGATCTTGGAGCTGACTCTCTTGACTTGGTAGATCTTGTAATGGAACTTGAAGACAAATTCGATATCCAGATCAGCGACAGTCAGACCGCAAGCTTCAAGACCATCGATGACGTTGTGAAATTCATAATCAAACTGGAAGAGAGATAG
- the fabD gene encoding ACP S-malonyltransferase produces the protein MVAWIFPGQGSQYVGMGKTLFEESAIIREFIGLSGRMLGFDMLRLMLEGPESELTLTQNAQPAILSVSIALSDFLSERGAKPDIVAGLSLGEFSALTVAGSLEYADALRLVRLRGIAMQEAIPPGEGIMAAIIGLPNEAVEKICLEISSEEEVIVANYNCPGQVVVSGTTEKVRLVTSMALEAGARKCVELSVSAPFHSRFLQPVGDVLRDFLKDVKVSPPKIPVISNVTGDFFPEDPEEIKELIISQAYKPVKWEQSIRRMIQLGSDRFIEVGPGKVLSGFMKKIDRNVSISTTDCESLEVIREFQEIVN, from the coding sequence ATGGTAGCATGGATATTTCCCGGTCAGGGGAGTCAGTACGTTGGAATGGGAAAGACACTGTTCGAGGAAAGCGCCATAATACGAGAATTCATTGGGCTCTCGGGCCGAATGCTTGGATTTGATATGTTAAGATTGATGCTTGAAGGTCCGGAAAGTGAGTTGACTCTTACACAGAATGCTCAGCCGGCTATTCTCTCTGTCAGCATCGCTCTTTCGGATTTCCTCTCGGAAAGGGGTGCTAAACCCGATATTGTAGCGGGTCTATCTCTTGGAGAATTCAGTGCGCTTACTGTTGCGGGATCACTTGAGTACGCTGATGCTCTTCGACTTGTCAGGTTGAGGGGAATAGCGATGCAAGAAGCAATTCCACCCGGTGAAGGAATAATGGCGGCAATCATAGGTTTACCCAATGAGGCCGTAGAGAAAATCTGCCTGGAAATCTCTTCTGAAGAAGAAGTTATCGTTGCCAATTACAACTGTCCAGGCCAGGTTGTGGTTTCGGGAACTACAGAAAAAGTGCGTTTGGTAACTTCAATGGCACTGGAAGCAGGTGCTAGAAAGTGCGTTGAGCTTTCCGTCAGCGCACCTTTTCACAGTCGATTCTTACAGCCAGTAGGCGATGTCTTGCGGGACTTTCTGAAGGACGTCAAGGTGAGTCCTCCTAAAATCCCCGTGATCTCAAACGTCACTGGCGACTTCTTCCCCGAAGATCCAGAGGAAATCAAAGAACTCATAATCTCCCAGGCATATAAGCCAGTTAAATGGGAACAATCAATAAGAAGAATGATACAACTTGGCTCGGACAGATTCATTGAAGTAGGACCCGGAAAGGTTCTTAGCGGATTTATGAAGAAGATTGATAGAAACGTTTCGATTAGCACAACAGATTGCGAAAGCCTTGAAGTAATAAGAGAATTCCAGGAAATCGTTAACTAA
- the fabK gene encoding enoyl-[acyl-carrier-protein] reductase FabK, with protein MTRQRRTLTELLGIKYPIFQGGMAWISDNGLAGAVSNAGGLGIIAGGSLSAEELQTEIRRTKEITSKPFGVNIMLLSQNIEDQIEVVCREKVPVVTTGAGSPSRIIERLKSSGTKVIPVVASTALARRLEKQGADAVIAEGMEAGGHIGKVTTMVLVAAVASVVKIPVIAAGGIADGRGLVAALALGASGIQMGTRFICTTECSAHHNYKERVLSSNELDTVVTGISTGHPVRAFRNKLTRKIEELERQGNGVEAIERVAIGGLKRAAREGDLNFGSLMAGQSSGLIRDIKSVSELLEEIIGEAEEVIEVLGGIKRW; from the coding sequence TTGACGAGACAAAGAAGAACACTAACTGAACTATTAGGAATAAAGTATCCAATATTCCAGGGAGGAATGGCCTGGATTTCAGACAACGGCTTGGCAGGGGCTGTTTCAAATGCTGGCGGGTTAGGGATTATTGCTGGCGGAAGCCTTTCGGCGGAAGAGTTACAGACTGAAATCCGAAGAACAAAAGAGATCACATCAAAACCTTTTGGCGTAAATATTATGCTTCTCTCTCAGAACATCGAAGATCAAATAGAAGTTGTCTGCCGAGAGAAGGTACCAGTGGTAACGACAGGTGCAGGAAGCCCATCACGCATTATTGAAAGGCTCAAGTCTTCTGGGACTAAAGTAATCCCGGTTGTTGCTTCAACGGCACTTGCACGAAGGCTCGAAAAACAAGGTGCTGACGCAGTAATTGCCGAAGGAATGGAAGCCGGTGGCCATATCGGAAAGGTGACAACAATGGTTCTGGTGGCGGCCGTTGCATCCGTAGTAAAGATCCCTGTTATTGCTGCCGGCGGAATCGCTGATGGAAGAGGGCTCGTAGCAGCTCTTGCTCTAGGGGCAAGCGGAATCCAGATGGGAACAAGGTTCATTTGCACGACGGAGTGTTCGGCACACCATAATTACAAAGAAAGAGTTCTTTCATCAAACGAGCTTGATACAGTCGTTACAGGGATCTCAACCGGACATCCTGTCAGAGCCTTCCGAAATAAATTGACTAGGAAGATTGAAGAACTTGAAAGACAAGGTAACGGAGTCGAGGCAATTGAAAGAGTGGCGATTGGCGGCCTTAAAAGAGCCGCAAGAGAAGGTGATCTCAATTTTGGCTCGCTCATGGCCGGTCAATCTAGTGGATTGATCAGAGACATCAAAAGCGTAAGTGAGTTGTTGGAAGAAATCATCGGGGAAGCCGAAGAGGTCATCGAAGTTTTGGGAGGGATCAAGAGATGGTAG
- the fabZ gene encoding 3-hydroxyacyl-ACP dehydratase FabZ, translated as MKDKEYVQERIPHRDPFLLVDGVTSIGETEAKAYRDILEDDPVFRGHFPGCPIYPGVLIIEGLAQTAGILLLKPGTTPLFVGIEKARFKTIVKPPCRLEYSIRLIGRKMNLAKIDATAFVDGKLSVKAVLLVTSL; from the coding sequence TTGAAAGACAAGGAGTATGTTCAAGAGAGAATTCCTCACAGAGACCCTTTTCTGTTAGTGGACGGTGTAACATCTATTGGAGAAACGGAGGCTAAAGCTTACAGAGATATCCTTGAAGATGATCCCGTTTTCAGAGGCCACTTTCCCGGGTGCCCAATCTACCCGGGAGTACTAATAATTGAGGGTCTAGCACAAACGGCGGGAATTCTTCTTCTAAAGCCTGGGACAACCCCTTTGTTCGTAGGAATAGAAAAAGCACGGTTCAAGACCATAGTTAAACCTCCATGCAGACTTGAATACTCAATCAGACTGATTGGAAGAAAGATGAATCTTGCCAAAATAGATGCTACAGCTTTTGTAGATGGCAAACTTTCTGTCAAGGCAGTTCTACTTGTCACTTCGCTATAA
- a CDS encoding Do family serine endopeptidase encodes MKKVSVVLVVVMLSVASLALVNEGYESPVINVVEAAGPAVVKVDVEATRKYSIRDPYGFEEFFRRFFGEIPDQKVTGVGSGFIFSKDGYIFTNEHVVAGADKISVSLLDGNVYPAKYIGGDAELDIAVIKIEPDGADLPIVEVGDSDSLRIGEWAIAIGNPFGLKHTVTLGVISAVGRQLPKPDGNGVYSNLIQTDAAINPGNSGGPLLNIYGQVIGINTAIISPDVGTSLGFAIPINVAMRFVDSIIETGSVQRAYLGVYMDSVTEAISRSLGLKVDKGALITDVVPDSAADKAGIRPQDVIVGFENLEISNSSELRAAVLNYPAGSQVRITIDRFGERIVVTAVLGTLSQESTSSQEESEEPKAFESSLGLSVSEITPEDRERLGLSQEFRGIIVRSVSTEGIVYRLGIGKDDIITRLSINGNQVAIDNVSAFEEAVDSIREGDYVAFFVYRSGVRFVASFQF; translated from the coding sequence ATGAAGAAGGTTTCTGTAGTACTTGTTGTAGTTATGTTATCAGTGGCTTCTCTGGCCCTGGTTAATGAAGGCTACGAGAGCCCAGTTATTAACGTAGTTGAAGCAGCAGGACCAGCAGTTGTCAAAGTAGACGTTGAGGCGACAAGGAAATATTCCATCAGAGATCCTTACGGTTTCGAGGAATTCTTCAGGCGTTTTTTTGGTGAAATTCCCGATCAGAAGGTGACCGGCGTTGGGTCCGGGTTCATCTTCAGTAAAGATGGCTATATTTTCACTAACGAACATGTTGTCGCTGGAGCAGACAAGATATCGGTATCTCTTCTCGACGGCAACGTCTATCCGGCAAAGTATATTGGAGGAGACGCCGAACTAGACATTGCCGTGATAAAGATCGAACCGGACGGTGCCGATCTTCCCATTGTTGAAGTCGGTGACTCCGACTCTCTTAGGATAGGCGAATGGGCAATTGCGATAGGCAATCCTTTTGGTCTAAAACACACAGTTACCCTCGGCGTGATCAGCGCTGTCGGCAGGCAGCTACCGAAACCCGACGGTAACGGAGTCTATTCGAATCTTATCCAGACTGATGCAGCAATCAACCCCGGTAATAGTGGAGGTCCACTCCTCAACATTTATGGTCAGGTTATCGGAATCAACACAGCCATTATATCTCCCGACGTTGGGACTTCTCTTGGCTTCGCAATACCGATCAACGTTGCTATGAGATTCGTTGATTCGATAATCGAAACGGGATCGGTTCAGAGGGCTTATCTGGGAGTGTACATGGACTCCGTCACTGAGGCAATCTCTCGATCGTTGGGTCTCAAAGTTGATAAAGGCGCCTTAATAACCGATGTCGTACCTGACTCAGCTGCTGACAAGGCGGGAATTAGGCCACAAGACGTAATAGTCGGATTCGAAAATCTTGAGATCTCAAACTCCTCTGAGCTTAGAGCAGCTGTACTCAACTACCCTGCTGGTTCTCAAGTTAGAATCACGATCGACAGGTTCGGAGAGAGGATTGTTGTAACTGCAGTCCTTGGGACCCTTTCTCAAGAAAGTACTTCTTCACAGGAAGAGAGTGAAGAGCCAAAAGCTTTCGAGAGCTCTTTAGGCCTCTCGGTTTCCGAGATAACTCCTGAAGACAGAGAGCGTCTCGGCCTTTCTCAAGAGTTCAGAGGGATAATCGTTAGGAGTGTAAGCACAGAAGGAATAGTATACAGGCTGGGCATAGGGAAAGACGACATAATAACCCGTTTAAGCATAAATGGAAATCAGGTGGCTATTGATAATGTAAGTGCTTTTGAAGAAGCTGTTGATAGCATAAGAGAGGGAGATTACGTGGCTTTCTTCGTCTATAGAAGCGGCGTAAGATTCGTTGCTTCTTTCCAGTTCTAA
- a CDS encoding ArsB/NhaD family transporter, whose translation MQWLFVLVVFVLAYILIISGKFNRSTVAFAAGIIILLSKVIPNFDMKEIGFLVDFNTIGILIGMMIVVGTLRTTGFFEFVAVHVVRISKGNVRALLVFFMVTIALFSAFLDNVTTILLFAPIIFLVADSLEVSPRNFLLAGVLAANVGGTATLIGDPPNILVGSASGFGFMDFIRIDGPITLIALLITVVFLDRRVFKSYRLMGDKLQRLASMDPNKAIVSKSSLYKSLTVFFGIIAGFLLHDLIGVEPSLIALGGAAAAMILSGKSFSSLSEDIEWDTIFFFMGLFVLASALQQVGITSSISDLLGSLSGNRIILFLTLYWLSALMSGFIGAVPAVTFMIPVIEGMTAKYGVPMDVWWVISISACFGGSFSIAGAAANMVGVGLIEKHSREKLSYSDFLKFSMPLTIMTLAAGTAYILVRFSF comes from the coding sequence ATGCAGTGGTTGTTCGTTCTAGTTGTTTTTGTTCTGGCTTACATTCTCATAATATCTGGTAAATTCAATAGATCTACCGTTGCGTTTGCAGCAGGTATAATCATACTTCTTTCTAAAGTAATACCTAACTTCGATATGAAGGAAATTGGTTTTCTTGTAGACTTCAATACGATAGGCATTCTTATCGGAATGATGATAGTGGTCGGCACTCTTAGGACAACAGGGTTCTTCGAGTTTGTGGCTGTTCATGTTGTGAGGATTTCGAAGGGAAATGTTAGAGCATTATTAGTCTTCTTTATGGTTACAATTGCGCTTTTCTCTGCCTTTCTAGACAACGTCACTACTATACTTCTCTTTGCCCCGATAATATTTCTTGTTGCGGATTCTCTGGAAGTCTCCCCCAGAAACTTCCTGCTTGCGGGTGTCCTCGCCGCAAACGTTGGAGGAACGGCAACGCTGATTGGAGATCCGCCCAATATCCTTGTCGGTTCAGCGAGTGGATTCGGATTTATGGATTTCATAAGGATAGATGGCCCTATTACTCTCATTGCACTGCTAATTACTGTCGTCTTTCTTGACAGAAGGGTTTTCAAGAGTTATAGATTGATGGGAGACAAACTTCAGCGGCTTGCAAGTATGGATCCCAACAAGGCTATAGTCTCAAAATCCTCACTGTACAAGTCGCTGACCGTGTTTTTTGGAATAATAGCAGGATTCCTTCTGCACGACTTGATAGGAGTTGAGCCATCTTTGATTGCCCTCGGCGGTGCTGCTGCTGCGATGATCCTTAGCGGTAAGAGTTTTTCAAGTCTGTCTGAGGATATCGAATGGGACACGATCTTTTTCTTCATGGGGTTGTTTGTGCTTGCGTCGGCACTCCAACAAGTAGGTATTACGTCATCTATTTCCGATCTACTTGGTTCTCTTTCGGGCAACAGGATCATTCTCTTTCTAACACTTTACTGGTTATCTGCACTCATGAGCGGTTTTATCGGTGCGGTGCCGGCTGTAACATTTATGATTCCCGTTATTGAGGGGATGACTGCAAAATACGGAGTTCCCATGGATGTTTGGTGGGTGATATCGATCTCAGCGTGTTTTGGGGGGAGTTTCTCAATTGCGGGCGCCGCAGCCAATATGGTTGGTGTCGGACTGATAGAAAAGCATTCAAGGGAAAAGCTGAGTTATTCGGATTTCTTGAAGTTTTCAATGCCGTTGACGATCATGACCCTTGCTGCCGGTACTGCGTATATCCTTGTGAGGTTTTCCTTCTAG
- a CDS encoding YgiQ family radical SAM protein, with product MNIPMTTEEMVERNWNVLDVILVTGDAFVDHPSFGTAMIARVLESDGWRIGVISQPDWRTTTEIRALGRPRLFFGVTSGNADSMVANYTSTGKKRKSDDYTPGGIGGKRPDRAVTVYANLIRQAFKDTIVVIGGIEASLRRFSHFDWWSDRIKKSILLDSKADLLVYGMGEKPIVEIAREIANQGRVSHNVEGTAFWSSAKPDGVELPSHESVVRNKKDYFKLTRMIHEETDAARGNRLYQLQDNRYVVQNKPPVVIQEELDSFYSLPFTRTVHPVSLSKGRVKAVDTVRYSVTSHRGCYGQCNFCAIALHQGRTVVSRSETSILDEVVSLTRDGNFRGTVTDIGGPTANMYGYECLVKLKAGACRTKRCLFPEVCGSLEPDHSRYLSLLKRAREIPGVKHVFVSSGIRYDLILGDKRYGKEFLKELMKNHVSGQLKIAPEHTVDHVLEHMCKPSNKMLTSFLEEVDRLSDRKNFVVGYFIAAHPGCTIRDMEELKRFIREKMRYNPEQVQIFTPSPSTLSTAMYYTEMTSENGDSIFVEKSSGSRKAQKEVLTERRTLEGKPHKDIRSTGSKGHDRQRH from the coding sequence ATGAATATACCAATGACGACCGAAGAGATGGTAGAAAGAAACTGGAACGTTCTCGATGTGATCCTTGTAACGGGGGATGCTTTTGTTGATCATCCTTCCTTTGGAACTGCAATGATAGCCAGGGTCCTTGAATCTGATGGGTGGAGAATTGGTGTTATCTCACAACCCGACTGGAGAACAACCACAGAGATCAGAGCGCTGGGAAGACCAAGACTCTTCTTTGGTGTGACCTCTGGGAATGCCGATTCGATGGTTGCAAACTATACTTCAACCGGGAAGAAGAGAAAGAGCGATGATTACACACCAGGAGGGATCGGGGGAAAGAGACCCGATAGGGCAGTGACGGTCTATGCTAACCTAATTAGGCAGGCATTTAAAGACACAATTGTAGTTATTGGAGGCATAGAAGCTAGTCTGAGAAGATTCTCTCATTTTGATTGGTGGAGCGACAGAATAAAGAAGTCGATTCTCCTTGATTCCAAAGCCGATTTGCTTGTTTATGGAATGGGAGAAAAACCGATTGTGGAAATTGCCAGAGAGATTGCTAATCAAGGAAGAGTGTCTCACAATGTAGAGGGTACAGCTTTCTGGTCAAGCGCAAAACCGGATGGAGTGGAACTCCCATCACATGAGTCTGTAGTCCGCAACAAGAAGGATTACTTCAAGCTCACCAGAATGATCCACGAAGAGACCGATGCCGCAAGAGGGAATCGGCTTTACCAGCTCCAGGATAACAGATATGTTGTTCAGAACAAACCGCCAGTTGTTATTCAAGAGGAGCTGGACTCATTCTACTCTCTTCCTTTCACTCGTACCGTGCATCCTGTATCTCTCTCCAAAGGTAGAGTTAAAGCTGTTGATACGGTACGCTATTCAGTGACGAGCCATAGAGGTTGCTATGGTCAGTGCAATTTCTGCGCAATTGCCCTTCATCAGGGAAGGACAGTAGTCTCAAGAAGTGAGACATCTATTCTTGACGAAGTCGTTTCTCTCACAAGAGATGGTAATTTCAGAGGAACCGTAACTGACATAGGTGGACCAACGGCGAACATGTACGGCTACGAGTGTTTGGTTAAGCTGAAGGCTGGAGCCTGCCGAACCAAGAGATGCCTCTTCCCGGAGGTATGCGGCTCTTTGGAACCTGATCATTCAAGATATTTGTCTCTTCTAAAAAGAGCGAGAGAAATTCCTGGAGTAAAACATGTATTCGTCTCCTCGGGCATCAGATATGATCTCATTCTAGGTGATAAAAGATACGGGAAGGAATTTCTGAAGGAACTAATGAAAAACCACGTCTCGGGGCAGCTGAAGATAGCTCCAGAGCACACAGTCGATCATGTGCTTGAACACATGTGCAAACCCTCGAATAAGATGCTGACTAGCTTTCTTGAAGAAGTTGATCGGCTATCAGACAGAAAAAACTTCGTTGTTGGTTACTTCATCGCGGCCCACCCAGGGTGCACGATTCGGGACATGGAAGAACTAAAGAGATTTATTCGAGAGAAAATGCGCTATAATCCTGAGCAAGTCCAGATTTTCACTCCTTCACCTTCGACACTCTCCACGGCTATGTATTACACTGAGATGACTTCAGAAAATGGCGACTCAATCTTTGTAGAAAAGTCCTCAGGTTCTAGAAAAGCACAAAAAGAGGTTTTAACTGAAAGACGAACCCTAGAAGGAAAACCTCACAAGGATATACGCAGTACCGGCAGCAAGGGTCATGATCGTCAACGGCATTGA
- a CDS encoding TIGR01212 family radical SAM protein (This family includes YhcC from E. coli K-12, an uncharacterized radical SAM protein.) — protein MNHKPYKDLKTHLRLKYGEYVHRVPLDAGFSCPHKVNGIGGCIYCDPSGSGFSVDSSLSLREQLFQRISLLRKKGIGKFMAYFQANSNTYAPTERLRTVYREALIEDVVILDISTRPDLVSEEVLDLLEEFSEEVDVILELGLQSINPNTLKAINRGHTLAQFVDSSLRARKRGIEVVTHVIANLPWDTEEDVCEAARLISVLGIEGVKIHSLYIVEGTELARMYKKGKVDLGTAEQFVERVILFLEHLNENVIIHRLVSDPPIEGTLFGNWGMSKIKLLNMIERKMIIEGRYQGIKALAI, from the coding sequence TTGAATCATAAGCCCTACAAAGATCTGAAGACTCACCTGAGGCTTAAGTACGGCGAGTATGTTCATAGAGTCCCACTTGATGCCGGTTTTTCATGTCCTCATAAAGTCAATGGAATTGGAGGTTGCATATACTGCGATCCTTCGGGAAGCGGGTTCTCTGTTGACTCCAGTCTTTCTTTGAGGGAACAGCTCTTTCAAAGAATATCTCTTCTTAGAAAAAAGGGAATTGGAAAGTTCATGGCATACTTTCAGGCCAACTCGAATACGTACGCACCAACTGAAAGACTGAGAACAGTGTACAGAGAGGCTCTCATTGAAGATGTAGTAATACTGGACATTTCGACAAGACCGGATCTTGTGTCGGAAGAAGTACTGGATCTTCTGGAGGAGTTCTCCGAAGAAGTTGACGTTATTCTTGAACTCGGTCTTCAGAGCATTAATCCAAACACTCTGAAAGCTATTAATAGAGGACATACGCTTGCACAATTTGTCGATTCTTCATTGAGAGCGAGAAAGAGAGGTATTGAGGTAGTCACTCACGTGATAGCCAATCTGCCTTGGGATACCGAAGAGGATGTCTGCGAAGCGGCAAGGTTGATCTCAGTACTTGGTATCGAAGGAGTTAAGATTCACTCTCTGTACATTGTTGAAGGCACTGAGCTAGCGAGAATGTATAAGAAGGGAAAAGTGGACCTAGGTACTGCAGAGCAATTTGTGGAGAGAGTCATTCTCTTTCTTGAGCATTTGAACGAAAACGTAATAATCCACAGACTCGTCTCCGATCCGCCGATCGAAGGTACTCTCTTCGGTAACTGGGGAATGTCGAAGATCAAGCTCTTGAATATGATCGAGAGAAAGATGATAATTGAAGGTAGATATCAGGGCATTAAGGCCTTGGCAATCTAA
- the folK gene encoding 2-amino-4-hydroxy-6-hydroxymethyldihydropteridine diphosphokinase, producing MESDLFLAFGSNIDNRLNYIAEAFTKLIELGLPLLEVSSVYTTQPYGNTEQDDFLNCVGKFRYSGDVRLLIRDIKFIENAVGRVQRFRWSPREIDIDILLHGKTVLQTVELTVPHSDIINRKFVLVPLLEIDRELKDPRDGTLFSDHLERLGQESWPKPFLKARRFRELIDREVKK from the coding sequence GTGGAGAGTGATCTATTTCTCGCATTTGGTAGCAATATCGACAACAGACTGAATTACATCGCGGAAGCTTTCACAAAGCTCATCGAATTGGGATTGCCCCTTTTAGAGGTCTCGTCAGTATACACTACACAACCGTACGGAAACACAGAGCAGGATGATTTCCTGAACTGTGTCGGCAAGTTCCGTTACTCAGGAGATGTCAGGTTACTCATAAGAGATATTAAGTTCATTGAAAATGCTGTTGGCAGAGTTCAAAGATTCAGATGGAGTCCGAGGGAGATTGATATCGATATCTTGCTTCACGGAAAAACGGTTCTCCAGACAGTAGAGCTTACAGTTCCTCATAGCGATATAATTAATAGGAAGTTCGTTCTGGTCCCCTTGCTTGAAATTGATAGGGAGCTTAAGGACCCGAGAGACGGCACTCTCTTTTCGGATCATTTAGAGAGGCTGGGACAGGAGAGTTGGCCTAAGCCCTTCTTGAAAGCCAGACGCTTCAGAGAATTAATCGACCGGGAGGTGAAGAAATGA
- a CDS encoding B12-binding domain-containing radical SAM protein translates to MKRILLINPWIEDVSAYDYWLKPLGLLYISSALKTLGVEPVLVDCLDRYDSDLLSYSSGSGEKYFGTGKFVETVVPKPDCIASIPRRFKRFGFPEEVFRSKLQQLDHVDGVFVTSMMTYWHYGVSDTIRVVRQELPSIPIVLGGVYATLLPEHAKRNAGADLVCPGTGMKPIEKALLFLGINKSVQSDWFDELSPDYSAYESPHYAVVITSLGCPFRCVYCASSYLWRHFLRRDPTKTAEHIEYLVKSSNLSDIVFFDDAILVGGGFKTLMKEIEHRSIRTRFHLPNGVHARFVDRETADLMYANNFKTIKIGLETSDRALQTSTGGKVFLNDIYRAVDNLSKAGFTYKEISAYIMLNLPGQSEEDVLDSLRICEELGLSPSLNEFTPIPGTLQWKELIERGSFAEDIDPLLLDNSIIPHWWKQGFSLDTVQRLKEAAWSLRRKLSGE, encoded by the coding sequence TTGAAAAGAATATTACTGATCAATCCTTGGATTGAAGATGTATCAGCCTACGATTACTGGCTAAAGCCTTTGGGGTTATTGTACATATCTTCTGCTCTGAAAACCCTTGGAGTTGAACCGGTCTTAGTTGACTGTCTTGATCGATACGATTCGGACCTTCTCTCATATTCCTCCGGTTCAGGTGAAAAATACTTCGGAACCGGGAAGTTCGTGGAAACCGTTGTTCCAAAACCAGACTGTATAGCTTCCATCCCAAGAAGGTTCAAGAGGTTCGGTTTTCCTGAAGAAGTATTCAGGAGCAAACTGCAACAACTAGACCACGTTGACGGTGTCTTCGTTACTTCTATGATGACGTACTGGCATTATGGAGTGAGCGACACAATAAGGGTTGTTCGCCAAGAGTTGCCGTCAATACCTATTGTGCTTGGTGGGGTCTACGCAACGCTGCTTCCGGAACACGCAAAAAGGAATGCAGGGGCAGATTTGGTCTGTCCCGGAACGGGAATGAAGCCTATAGAGAAGGCTCTGCTATTCCTCGGAATAAACAAATCTGTTCAGTCTGATTGGTTTGATGAGCTTAGTCCCGATTACTCGGCCTACGAATCTCCGCATTATGCTGTTGTAATAACCAGTCTAGGGTGCCCTTTCAGATGCGTTTACTGCGCAAGTAGTTATCTATGGCGCCATTTCTTAAGAAGAGATCCGACAAAGACTGCAGAGCATATCGAGTACCTGGTTAAATCATCGAATCTCTCAGACATTGTCTTTTTTGATGACGCGATTCTTGTTGGTGGCGGTTTCAAGACACTTATGAAAGAAATCGAACATCGTAGCATAAGAACAAGGTTTCACCTGCCTAATGGAGTGCACGCGCGATTTGTAGACAGGGAAACCGCAGATTTGATGTACGCTAATAACTTCAAGACGATTAAAATCGGACTGGAGACTTCAGATCGAGCCTTGCAAACTTCCACAGGGGGGAAAGTTTTTCTTAACGATATCTACAGAGCCGTCGATAACCTCTCAAAGGCCGGATTCACCTACAAGGAGATTAGCGCCTACATCATGCTGAATCTACCTGGACAGAGCGAAGAAGATGTACTGGACTCACTGAGAATCTGTGAAGAGTTAGGCCTGTCCCCAAGTCTTAACGAATTCACGCCTATACCAGGAACTCTGCAATGGAAAGAACTAATTGAAAGAGGTTCATTTGCTGAAGATATTGACCCACTACTTCTTGACAACTCGATCATTCCGCACTGGTGGAAGCAGGGATTCTCGTTGGACACTGTGCAGAGACTAAAAGAAGCGGCGTGGTCATTACGGAGGAAGTTGAGTGGAGAGTGA
- a CDS encoding type III pantothenate kinase, which translates to MLLLADVGNTTTVFGLDSGSKIEAVWRLPSLRLETEDELFVILEGLLRYEQASLSSIKGLCVASVVPRLNSTIDYFARKYLLEPAMFVKADRFVSVDLETDNPSEIGADRLANVMGAKECYGANVIVVDVGTAITIDIVMDGAFAGGAILPGPETAMSALFSRTAKLPEVELFFEDHYFGTSTEDNLRIGIVNGTYFALQGIISEIEKQFDVKPKIVGTGGKARLFITEDGFIEMDDPYLTLKGIRSYYNRVKSFEKNITDQSLD; encoded by the coding sequence ATGCTGTTACTTGCTGACGTGGGAAACACGACGACCGTTTTTGGTCTCGACAGTGGGAGCAAAATAGAGGCTGTATGGAGGCTTCCTTCTTTGAGGCTCGAGACGGAAGATGAACTATTCGTCATTCTTGAAGGACTCTTGAGGTACGAACAAGCTTCACTTTCGAGTATAAAAGGGCTTTGTGTGGCAAGCGTTGTTCCAAGACTAAACTCAACAATTGATTACTTCGCCAGAAAATATCTGTTGGAACCGGCCATGTTTGTCAAGGCCGATAGGTTTGTTTCTGTCGATCTGGAAACAGACAACCCTTCGGAAATTGGTGCCGATAGACTGGCAAACGTAATGGGCGCGAAGGAATGTTACGGAGCCAACGTAATCGTTGTCGATGTTGGGACTGCAATTACCATAGATATTGTTATGGATGGCGCATTTGCAGGTGGCGCAATTCTTCCTGGACCTGAAACGGCGATGTCTGCTCTCTTCTCCAGGACTGCAAAGCTGCCGGAAGTCGAGCTCTTCTTTGAAGACCACTACTTCGGAACGAGTACTGAGGACAACCTTAGAATCGGTATAGTAAACGGAACGTATTTCGCTCTGCAGGGAATTATTAGCGAAATCGAGAAGCAGTTTGATGTCAAGCCGAAAATCGTTGGAACGGGTGGAAAAGCACGTCTCTTCATTACTGAAGATGGGTTCATAGAAATGGACGACCCTTATCTAACCTTGAAGGGAATAAGATCCTATTACAATCGAGTGAAGTCATTTGAAAAGAATATTACTGATCAATCCTTGGATTGA